A single window of Lutzomyia longipalpis isolate SR_M1_2022 chromosome 1, ASM2433408v1 DNA harbors:
- the LOC129787772 gene encoding 26S proteasome regulatory subunit 7 isoform X2 — protein sequence MPDHLGDDMRKVKSEEGEEKEIKALDEADIELLKTYGQGQYHKAIKQIEDDIQKAIKQVNELTGIKESDTGLAPPALWDLAADKQTLQNEQPLQVARCTKIINADSDDPKYIINVKQFAKFVVDLADSVAPTDIEEGMRVGVDRNKYQIHIPLPPKIDPTVTMMQVEDKPDVTYSDVGGCKEQIEKLREVVETPLLHPEKFVNLGIEPPKGVLLFGPPGTGKTLCARAVANRTDACFIRVIGSELVQKYVGEGARMVRELFEMARSKKACLIFFDEIDAIGGARFDDGAGGDNEVQRTMLELINQLDGFDPRGNIKVLMATNRPDTLDPALMRPGRLDRKVEFGLPDLEGRTHIFKIHARSMSVERDIRYDLLARLCPNSTGAEIRSVCTEAGMFAIRARRKVATEKDFLEAVNKVIKSYAKFSATPRYMTYN from the exons ATGCCTGATCACCTGGGAGATGATATGCGTAAGGTGAAAAGTGAAGAAGGCGaagagaaggaaattaaag CTCTCGATGAGGCTGATATAGAACTCCTGAAGACTTAT GGACAAGGGCAGTATCACAAAGCCATTAAGCAAATTGAGGATGACATCCAGAAGGCTATTAAGCAGGTGAATGAGTTAACTGGTATCAAGGAGAGCGACACAGGGCTGGCCCCACCTGCCTTGTGGGACCTGGCGGCTGACAAGCAGACCCTGCAGAATGAGCAACCGCTTCAGGTGGCTCGATGCACCAAAATCATCAACGCGGACAGCGACGATCCCAAGTACATTATAAATGTTAAGCAATTCGCCAAGTTTGTCGTAGACCTGGCGGATTCTGTGGCACCCACGGACATTGAGGAGGGTATGCGGGTGGGAGTTGATAGGAATAAATATCAAATCCACATTCCCCTCCCGCCCAAGATTGATCCCACTGTGACAATGATGCAGGTGGAGGATAAACCTGATGTCACGTACAGCGATGTTGGTGGGTGCAAGGAGCAGATTGAGAAGCTTCGGGAAGTCGTAGAGACGCCACTCCTTCAT ccgGAGAAGTTTGTGAATCTGGGCATTGAGCCTCCAAAGGGCGTGCTGCTGTTCGGGCCGCCAGGTACGGGGAAGACTCTGTGCGCTCGTGCCGTGGCCAATCGCACAGATGCCTGTTTTATTCGCGTCATTGGGTCGGAGCTTGTGCAGAAGTACGTGGGCGAAGGTGCCCGGATGGTGCGGGAGCTCTTCGAGATGGCACGCTCCAAGAAGGCCTGCCTCATCTTCTTCGACGAGATTGACGCCATCGGTGGGGCACGTTTTGACGATGGAGCCGGTGGAGACAATGAAGTTCAGCGTACCATGTTGGAGCTCATCAATCAGCTGGATGGGTTTGATCCGCGTGGCAACATTAAAGTTCTCATGGCCACCAATCGTCCCGATACCCTCGATCCAGCCCTCATGCGTCCCGGACGTCTCGACAGGAAAGTGGAATTTGGGCTTCCGGATCTCGAGGGACGAACACACATCTTCAAGATTCACGCACGCTCCATGTCTGTGGAACGGGATATTCGCTACGATCTGCTAGCACGATTGTGCCCCAATTCCACGGGAGCTGAGATTAGGTCGGTGTGCACCGAAGCAGGCATGTTTGCCATTCGGGCACGTCGCAAAGTGGCCACGGAAAAGGACTTCCTCGAAGCCGTCAATAAGGTCATCAAGAGCTATGCCAAGTTCAGTGCTACCCCACGCTATATGACCTACAATTAA
- the LOC129787772 gene encoding 26S proteasome regulatory subunit 7 isoform X1, which translates to MPDHLGDDMRKVKSEEGEEKEIKALDEADIELLKTYGQGQYHKAIKQIEDDIQKAIKQVNELTGIKESDTGLAPPALWDLAADKQTLQNEQPLQVARCTKIINADSDDPKYIINVKQFAKFVVDLADSVAPTDIEEGMRVGVDRNKYQIHIPLPPKIDPTVTMMQVEDKPDVTYSDVGGCKEQIEKLREVVETPLLHVRKSFLFVLFSLPHKNVFFLQPEKFVNLGIEPPKGVLLFGPPGTGKTLCARAVANRTDACFIRVIGSELVQKYVGEGARMVRELFEMARSKKACLIFFDEIDAIGGARFDDGAGGDNEVQRTMLELINQLDGFDPRGNIKVLMATNRPDTLDPALMRPGRLDRKVEFGLPDLEGRTHIFKIHARSMSVERDIRYDLLARLCPNSTGAEIRSVCTEAGMFAIRARRKVATEKDFLEAVNKVIKSYAKFSATPRYMTYN; encoded by the exons ATGCCTGATCACCTGGGAGATGATATGCGTAAGGTGAAAAGTGAAGAAGGCGaagagaaggaaattaaag CTCTCGATGAGGCTGATATAGAACTCCTGAAGACTTAT GGACAAGGGCAGTATCACAAAGCCATTAAGCAAATTGAGGATGACATCCAGAAGGCTATTAAGCAGGTGAATGAGTTAACTGGTATCAAGGAGAGCGACACAGGGCTGGCCCCACCTGCCTTGTGGGACCTGGCGGCTGACAAGCAGACCCTGCAGAATGAGCAACCGCTTCAGGTGGCTCGATGCACCAAAATCATCAACGCGGACAGCGACGATCCCAAGTACATTATAAATGTTAAGCAATTCGCCAAGTTTGTCGTAGACCTGGCGGATTCTGTGGCACCCACGGACATTGAGGAGGGTATGCGGGTGGGAGTTGATAGGAATAAATATCAAATCCACATTCCCCTCCCGCCCAAGATTGATCCCACTGTGACAATGATGCAGGTGGAGGATAAACCTGATGTCACGTACAGCGATGTTGGTGGGTGCAAGGAGCAGATTGAGAAGCTTCGGGAAGTCGTAGAGACGCCACTCCTTCATGTAaggaaatcttttctttttgttttgttttctttgcctcataaaaatgttttttttttgcagccgGAGAAGTTTGTGAATCTGGGCATTGAGCCTCCAAAGGGCGTGCTGCTGTTCGGGCCGCCAGGTACGGGGAAGACTCTGTGCGCTCGTGCCGTGGCCAATCGCACAGATGCCTGTTTTATTCGCGTCATTGGGTCGGAGCTTGTGCAGAAGTACGTGGGCGAAGGTGCCCGGATGGTGCGGGAGCTCTTCGAGATGGCACGCTCCAAGAAGGCCTGCCTCATCTTCTTCGACGAGATTGACGCCATCGGTGGGGCACGTTTTGACGATGGAGCCGGTGGAGACAATGAAGTTCAGCGTACCATGTTGGAGCTCATCAATCAGCTGGATGGGTTTGATCCGCGTGGCAACATTAAAGTTCTCATGGCCACCAATCGTCCCGATACCCTCGATCCAGCCCTCATGCGTCCCGGACGTCTCGACAGGAAAGTGGAATTTGGGCTTCCGGATCTCGAGGGACGAACACACATCTTCAAGATTCACGCACGCTCCATGTCTGTGGAACGGGATATTCGCTACGATCTGCTAGCACGATTGTGCCCCAATTCCACGGGAGCTGAGATTAGGTCGGTGTGCACCGAAGCAGGCATGTTTGCCATTCGGGCACGTCGCAAAGTGGCCACGGAAAAGGACTTCCTCGAAGCCGTCAATAAGGTCATCAAGAGCTATGCCAAGTTCAGTGCTACCCCACGCTATATGACCTACAATTAA